Proteins encoded in a region of the Oscillospiraceae bacterium MB24-C1 genome:
- a CDS encoding tripartite tricarboxylate transporter TctB family protein, translating into MKLSSNRLFLLVMALLSGVMLSAAIGWPLKTQYTIGPGFLPVVMLCLIIACCVILFFFDKSTPDFSLNKHQLIRLGLYFVGLIAMILLMEHFGIIASVALFIFYIVFWVEKNPLLDSLKVALTATLVVWAIFDLWLDIPITIFNFL; encoded by the coding sequence ATGAAACTTTCCAGTAACCGGCTGTTTCTGCTGGTTATGGCACTGCTCAGCGGCGTTATGCTGTCTGCGGCCATCGGGTGGCCGCTCAAGACGCAGTACACAATAGGGCCGGGCTTCCTGCCGGTGGTTATGCTATGCCTTATCATTGCTTGCTGTGTGATACTGTTCTTTTTTGACAAGTCCACGCCGGACTTTTCGTTGAACAAGCACCAACTCATTCGCTTGGGTTTGTATTTTGTAGGTCTTATCGCAATGATTCTTCTGATGGAGCATTTCGGGATCATTGCTTCTGTAGCGTTGTTCATATTTTACATTGTATTTTGGGTGGAGAAAAATCCGCTGTTAGACAGCCTAAAAGTTGCACTAACGGCAACGTTGGTGGTATGGGCCATCTTTGACCTCTGGTTGGATATCCCCATCACCATCTTCAATTTTCTGTAA